In Candidatus Cohnella colombiensis, one DNA window encodes the following:
- a CDS encoding GyrI-like domain-containing protein, whose product MDSLKHMNAALAYIEARLTDDIDMAEAARIALCSEYHFTRMFSFLAGIPLSEYIRHRRLTRAAAELQQSNAKVIDIALKYGYSSPDAFTRAFQQLHDVAPSEARRPGAMLKAYPPMTFRLTIQGGSEMNYRIVNKEAFRIVGYSKRVPMLHGVNPDIAAMWNSLDEEEFARLERLSDVEPAGLVSASANFSEGHMEEQGEFDYYIGAATTNACPERFAVLEVAATTWALFEAVGPFPEALQSVWGRIYSEWFPTSGYELAPGPEMLRNLSRDTSSPTFRSEIWIPVKMRASGSEA is encoded by the coding sequence ATGGATTCTCTGAAGCATATGAACGCCGCGCTAGCGTACATCGAAGCGCGTCTCACGGACGACATTGATATGGCCGAGGCTGCGCGGATCGCGCTTTGCTCGGAGTATCACTTCACCAGGATGTTCTCATTCTTGGCGGGCATTCCACTGTCCGAGTACATCCGACACAGAAGGCTGACACGCGCCGCAGCAGAGTTGCAACAAAGCAATGCGAAGGTGATCGACATCGCCCTGAAGTACGGCTATTCGTCGCCGGACGCGTTTACGCGAGCGTTTCAGCAGTTACACGATGTGGCGCCTTCCGAAGCCAGGAGGCCGGGCGCGATGCTAAAAGCTTATCCGCCGATGACCTTCCGATTAACGATACAGGGAGGAAGCGAGATGAATTATCGGATCGTGAACAAAGAAGCGTTCCGCATCGTCGGCTACAGCAAGCGGGTGCCGATGCTCCATGGAGTAAACCCGGACATCGCTGCGATGTGGAATTCGCTGGACGAGGAAGAGTTCGCACGCTTGGAACGGCTATCCGACGTCGAGCCGGCAGGACTTGTCAGCGCATCTGCGAACTTCTCCGAGGGACACATGGAGGAGCAAGGTGAGTTCGACTACTATATCGGCGCCGCGACAACGAATGCCTGCCCGGAGCGATTCGCTGTGCTGGAAGTGGCGGCGACGACATGGGCGTTGTTCGAGGCGGTCGGTCCGTTCCCGGAGGCGTTGCAATCGGTGTGGGGACGCATCTATTCCGAGTGGTTTCCGACATCTGGCTACGAGCTGGCGCCAGGGCCGGAGATGCTGCGGAACTTGAGCAGGGACACGAGCTCGCCGACGTTCCGGAGCGAGATCTGGATCCCGGTAAAGATGCGAGCTAGCGGATCGGAAGCGTAA
- a CDS encoding VCBS repeat-containing protein, with protein sequence MSYYYRGLVTSHSSIVAFAQGDVTGDGVSDNVYLAGVRTPDSPFIQQITLVVQDGRSGRVTHTPLQDNAGYNPTLFLGDFTGNRVNQILISIDTGGSGGIMYHFVYSYLNNVAQIMFNYKSYNEIYHYTVTFQDNYKVEVVSNLNKMKYIIDISSRDEEYLSEIYQANGKLKQPISGFVNPLSGLYPVDFDGNHVYELLAYQKIAGRYDADALGYVLNTLAWSGNQFVLSDQNVAIFGSPIQ encoded by the coding sequence ATGAGTTATTATTATCGTGGCTTAGTAACGAGCCATTCGAGTATTGTAGCATTTGCACAGGGTGATGTGACGGGAGACGGGGTATCTGACAACGTGTATCTTGCAGGGGTTCGGACCCCAGACAGTCCATTTATTCAACAAATCACTTTGGTCGTGCAAGATGGAAGGAGTGGAAGAGTAACCCATACACCATTACAGGATAATGCGGGATATAACCCGACTCTTTTTTTAGGCGACTTTACCGGGAACAGGGTTAATCAAATTTTGATCAGCATCGATACCGGTGGGAGCGGAGGGATCATGTATCATTTTGTATACTCGTACTTAAATAACGTTGCGCAAATCATGTTCAACTATAAGTCGTATAATGAGATCTATCATTACACGGTGACTTTCCAGGATAATTACAAGGTTGAGGTTGTCAGCAACCTGAACAAGATGAAATACATCATCGACATCTCTAGTAGAGACGAGGAGTATCTTAGCGAGATTTACCAGGCTAACGGGAAGCTGAAGCAGCCGATATCGGGGTTTGTAAACCCACTAAGCGGGTTGTATCCTGTCGATTTCGATGGGAATCATGTTTACGAGTTGCTTGCGTATCAGAAGATAGCCGGTAGATATGACGCAGATGCCTTGGGCTATGTCTTGAACACCTTAGCGTGGAGTGGGAATCAGTTCGTTTTGAGCGATCAGAATGTAGCGATCTTTGGCTCACCTATTCAATAA
- a CDS encoding MarR family transcriptional regulator — protein MSQSILYLKRTYIIMRKELDVRLSTFNLTTSQFEVLGYLAQSGGLEQQKLQHHSGITSATLTGILDKLEARSYISRKPSHTDGRANVVTLTQQGNEVFGKLVDLILEFENEMLKGFTQAERDLLGQWLQRVAKNLGDKEYY, from the coding sequence ATGTCACAATCCATCCTATACTTGAAAAGAACCTATATTATTATGCGCAAAGAGCTTGATGTGCGGTTAAGCACATTCAATCTGACGACTTCGCAATTCGAGGTCCTGGGTTATTTGGCTCAATCCGGAGGGTTGGAGCAGCAGAAGCTCCAGCATCATAGCGGGATTACATCCGCGACTTTGACCGGAATATTAGATAAACTGGAGGCTCGTTCATACATCTCTCGTAAGCCTAGCCACACAGACGGAAGGGCTAACGTTGTGACGCTCACGCAGCAGGGCAACGAGGTGTTCGGTAAGCTGGTGGATCTTATTTTGGAATTCGAGAATGAGATGCTTAAAGGGTTCACGCAAGCCGAGAGGGATTTGCTGGGGCAGTGGCTGCAACGAGTGGCCAAGAACCTAGGGGATAAGGAATATTATTAA
- a CDS encoding SDR family NAD(P)-dependent oxidoreductase, with translation MRIVVTGGTSGIGYGTARLAAESGWKVTIVGRNRTQGAKIAAELGVDYFYADLSKMSDVRRLAEQLEGPINALALCAGGISTDKEVRLTNEGLEATFATNYLSKFVLSETLLQQNKIVPDGCIVMVGGNGVHKNASVAWAEPQAGLKGAMKAALAVDLYASELAKRFPQLRVHTCYPGMVRTNLFQEAPLLFRLMSRLFGQPIAKGSAYLGRLILEKHSGVHWKQDRPMRFRVPLSVGQEAEALWAYSRQYI, from the coding sequence ATGCGAATCGTAGTTACGGGAGGAACAAGCGGAATCGGTTACGGGACGGCGCGCTTAGCCGCTGAAAGCGGTTGGAAGGTGACGATCGTCGGTCGAAATCGAACTCAAGGCGCAAAAATTGCCGCCGAGCTAGGGGTGGACTACTTCTATGCAGATCTGTCCAAGATGTCAGATGTACGTCGATTAGCGGAACAGCTCGAAGGTCCGATTAATGCGTTAGCTCTGTGTGCGGGAGGAATATCTACCGACAAAGAGGTCCGGCTGACCAATGAAGGGTTGGAGGCGACTTTCGCAACAAACTATTTGAGTAAATTCGTGTTATCGGAGACACTTCTTCAGCAGAACAAGATCGTACCCGACGGATGCATCGTTATGGTAGGAGGGAATGGCGTTCACAAGAATGCTTCAGTCGCTTGGGCTGAGCCTCAAGCCGGTCTTAAGGGCGCGATGAAGGCGGCGCTTGCGGTCGATCTCTACGCTTCCGAACTCGCCAAGCGATTTCCGCAGCTGCGCGTGCATACTTGCTATCCGGGTATGGTTCGAACGAATCTGTTCCAAGAGGCTCCATTGCTGTTCCGATTAATGTCTCGCTTATTCGGCCAGCCGATAGCCAAAGGCAGCGCTTATCTAGGTCGTCTGATATTGGAGAAGCATTCGGGGGTGCATTGGAAGCAGGATCGCCCAATGCGCTTCCGCGTTCCTTTGTCCGTAGGCCAAGAAGCTGAGGCGCTATGGGCATATAGTCGACAATATATTTGA
- a CDS encoding glycoside hydrolase family 2 TIM barrel-domain containing protein — MNRKRKFNASWSFSLHPLRTDYDAVMTGRTAWTTVDLPHDWLIYDARNLYANGEGWYRKTLTLTPDEQPPGTRFSLRFEGVYMDSTLYVNGHEAGTWKYGYSTFEFDVTPFLRDGDNEIAMRVVYESPNSRWYSGAGIYRSVWLRSYPDTHLAADGIYIAAIPDGGDAWRVETDTEVVLGAGAADGLTLRHCVMNRDGRLVAETETSVPAAEAGASVRVPTALRVDRPSLWDIERPYCYRLITELRLADGTVTARESIRFGFRTLAFDSEKGFFLNSRHVKLYGVCQHHDLGCLGAAVNKVALRRQISLLQEMGVNAIRTAHNMPSAELMELADEMGVLIVSEAFDVWERKKTEFDYARFFPEWWKKDVASWVRRDRNHPSLILWSIGNEIYDTHADERGFMWTKLLRDEVLAHDPKGNARVTIGSNFMPWENAQRCADLLKLAGYNYGEKYYDLHHAQHPDWIIYGSETSSTVQSRGVYHFPLSQSVLADDDEQCSSLGNSSTSWGAKSTESCIIADRDAAYSLGQFLWSGFDYIGEPTPYHTKNSYFGQLDTAGFKKDSYFIYQAEWTDYRVKPMVHLFPYWDFSEGQMIDVRVCSNTPKVELFLNGVSQSVFEIDHARGQKLVGEWRIPYAVGVLRAVAYDEEGRVVAEEVRSSFGDAVALALTPDKTELAADGSDLVFVEISAFDREGRTVDNANNRVSVTVEGPGRLVGLDNGDSTDYDSYKGASRRMFSGKLLAVIAANPEPGRITVRAESKGLQSGEVDLTSAQPPKRSEDGGEEPGSRYAWTADPQAGHEPLGSRADEIPVRKLEILCPQGNRLVADRRSLPVQVRIHPGDATYQEVEWRVTNAAGIDSNIAFLEVDGREAVLTALGDGDVYVRCSTRNGADCVRLYSVMEFHIEGLGQAYLDPYSFVSAGYRNEASRNLTNGNERGVATARDGESRICFENVDFGPVGADEITLPIFSLDGEEFPIEIWEGIPGEENAAMLTRVTYRKPSRWNVYQEETYRLPKRLKGVTSLSFVLRRKIHLKGFQFARVPKAYERLSALEHDQIYGDSFTIAEDAIENIGNNVSLVYRDMDFGETGSSKLVICGRSPLDRNTVHLLFSGPAGETKQMVEFEYSDGYVEREFELERVFGPQTVTLMFLPGSRFDLKAFRFVP, encoded by the coding sequence ATGAATCGGAAGCGAAAGTTCAACGCCAGTTGGTCATTTTCCTTACATCCTCTCCGTACCGATTACGATGCCGTCATGACCGGCCGCACAGCCTGGACGACGGTCGACTTGCCGCACGATTGGTTGATCTACGACGCCCGCAACCTGTACGCGAACGGAGAAGGCTGGTATCGCAAAACGCTGACCCTGACGCCGGACGAACAGCCCCCGGGCACGCGCTTCTCGCTCCGGTTTGAAGGCGTATACATGGATTCGACCCTCTATGTCAACGGGCATGAGGCCGGAACGTGGAAATACGGCTACTCCACCTTCGAATTCGACGTCACTCCCTTCCTCCGGGACGGGGACAACGAGATCGCGATGCGCGTCGTGTACGAATCCCCCAATTCCCGCTGGTATTCCGGCGCGGGGATTTATCGGAGCGTTTGGCTTAGAAGTTATCCGGATACGCACCTGGCAGCAGACGGGATCTATATTGCCGCCATACCGGACGGAGGCGATGCCTGGCGGGTCGAGACGGACACGGAGGTCGTCTTGGGTGCGGGGGCTGCGGACGGCCTGACACTGCGCCATTGCGTAATGAACCGGGACGGCCGGCTTGTGGCGGAGACCGAGACGTCCGTACCCGCCGCGGAGGCAGGGGCGTCCGTTCGCGTTCCCACCGCGCTACGGGTGGACCGCCCTTCGTTGTGGGACATCGAACGGCCTTATTGCTATCGGCTGATCACGGAGCTGCGGCTCGCGGACGGCACGGTCACGGCCAGAGAGAGCATTCGCTTCGGCTTCCGCACGCTGGCCTTCGACAGCGAGAAGGGGTTCTTCCTGAACAGCCGGCACGTGAAGCTGTACGGCGTCTGCCAGCACCACGACTTGGGCTGCTTGGGCGCCGCCGTCAACAAAGTTGCCTTGCGGCGGCAAATTTCGCTGCTGCAAGAGATGGGGGTTAACGCGATCCGCACCGCTCACAACATGCCCTCCGCGGAACTGATGGAGCTGGCGGACGAAATGGGCGTGCTCATCGTGTCGGAAGCGTTCGACGTGTGGGAGCGGAAGAAGACGGAGTTCGACTACGCAAGGTTTTTTCCCGAATGGTGGAAGAAGGACGTCGCCAGCTGGGTGCGCCGCGACCGCAACCATCCCAGCCTGATCCTATGGAGCATCGGCAACGAGATTTATGACACCCACGCCGACGAGCGGGGATTCATGTGGACGAAGCTCCTGCGGGACGAAGTGTTGGCGCATGACCCCAAGGGCAACGCCCGCGTGACGATCGGCTCAAACTTCATGCCCTGGGAGAACGCGCAGCGATGCGCCGATCTGCTGAAGCTGGCCGGTTACAACTACGGGGAGAAGTATTACGATCTTCACCATGCGCAGCATCCGGACTGGATCATCTATGGCAGCGAGACTTCCTCTACTGTGCAGAGTCGGGGCGTCTACCACTTCCCGTTGTCCCAATCCGTGCTCGCGGACGACGACGAGCAGTGCTCCTCGCTGGGCAACAGCTCCACCAGCTGGGGCGCGAAAAGCACGGAAAGCTGCATCATCGCCGACCGGGACGCCGCCTACTCGCTGGGGCAATTCCTGTGGAGCGGCTTCGATTACATCGGGGAGCCGACCCCTTACCATACAAAAAACTCGTATTTCGGGCAGTTGGACACCGCGGGCTTCAAGAAAGATTCGTATTTTATTTACCAAGCCGAATGGACCGATTACCGCGTGAAGCCGATGGTCCATCTGTTCCCCTACTGGGACTTCTCCGAGGGGCAGATGATCGACGTCCGGGTATGCTCTAACACGCCGAAAGTCGAATTGTTCTTGAACGGAGTCTCGCAGAGCGTCTTCGAGATCGACCACGCGCGCGGGCAGAAATTGGTCGGCGAATGGCGGATCCCATACGCCGTAGGCGTCCTGCGGGCGGTCGCCTACGACGAGGAGGGCCGGGTGGTGGCAGAGGAGGTCCGTTCCTCCTTCGGAGACGCAGTCGCACTCGCGCTGACCCCGGACAAGACGGAACTCGCGGCGGACGGCTCAGACCTCGTTTTCGTGGAGATTTCCGCTTTCGACCGGGAAGGACGTACCGTCGACAACGCCAACAACCGCGTGTCCGTGACCGTGGAGGGTCCGGGCCGGTTGGTCGGCTTGGATAACGGCGACAGCACCGATTACGACTCCTATAAAGGCGCAAGCCGCCGAATGTTCAGCGGCAAGCTGCTGGCTGTAATCGCGGCGAATCCGGAGCCCGGCCGGATCACCGTGCGTGCGGAATCCAAGGGGTTGCAGTCGGGCGAGGTCGACCTGACGTCCGCTCAACCTCCGAAGCGGTCCGAAGACGGCGGAGAAGAGCCCGGCTCGCGCTACGCCTGGACCGCGGATCCTCAGGCCGGGCACGAGCCCCTCGGCAGCCGGGCGGACGAAATTCCCGTGCGCAAGCTGGAGATCCTCTGCCCGCAAGGCAACCGGCTGGTCGCGGACCGCCGTTCCTTGCCGGTGCAGGTCCGAATCCATCCGGGTGATGCCACTTATCAAGAGGTGGAATGGCGGGTCACCAACGCCGCCGGTATCGACTCCAATATCGCCTTCTTGGAGGTGGACGGACGGGAAGCCGTCCTCACCGCCCTGGGCGACGGCGACGTCTATGTCCGCTGCTCGACGCGCAACGGGGCCGACTGCGTCCGCCTCTATTCCGTCATGGAATTCCATATTGAAGGCTTGGGGCAAGCCTATCTCGACCCCTATTCGTTCGTATCGGCCGGCTATCGCAACGAAGCGAGCCGGAACTTGACGAACGGCAACGAACGGGGCGTCGCGACGGCGAGGGACGGCGAAAGCCGGATTTGCTTCGAGAACGTCGACTTCGGACCTGTCGGTGCTGACGAGATCACGTTGCCGATCTTCTCCCTGGACGGAGAGGAATTCCCGATTGAAATATGGGAGGGCATTCCCGGGGAAGAGAACGCCGCCATGCTGACCCGAGTCACCTATCGGAAGCCTTCGCGCTGGAACGTCTATCAGGAGGAAACGTACCGCCTGCCGAAACGTCTAAAAGGCGTGACCTCGCTCAGCTTCGTCCTGCGCCGGAAAATCCATTTGAAAGGATTCCAGTTCGCGCGGGTACCCAAAGCTTACGAACGGCTGAGCGCACTTGAGCACGACCAGATTTACGGGGACTCCTTCACGATCGCGGAAGACGCTATCGAAAACATCGGCAACAACGTCTCCCTCGTATACCGAGACATGGACTTCGGAGAGACCGGCAGCTCGAAACTCGTCATCTGCGGGCGATCCCCGCTCGACCGCAACACGGTCCATCTGCTGTTCAGCGGTCCCGCGGGAGAAACCAAGCAAATGGTCGAATTCGAATACTCCGATGGCTACGTCGAACGGGAATTCGAGTTGGAACGCGTCTTTGGCCCGCAGACGGTCACGCTGATGTTCCTGCCGGGCAGCCGGTTCGATTTGAAAGCGTTCCGGTTCGTGCCGTAA
- a CDS encoding AraC family transcriptional regulator: protein MEREFERLQDLVPDVVFFVDRRCFPDWEIVNQTIDFHDLTCIVEGKSYYYVNGVKHTIEAGDIIYIPVGSVREAHTSKENPMHSYAFNFKWLPNENTEPLPLQTVTKNVITSELIGYFKQFTHVWLSKQPGYVMQARALFMLIIHRLLTITNRDTALMRADKRVNLVLAYVAEHYSEELDLAGLAEIVGLHRVYLGKLFKKNMGCSFNEYLNMIRINNAEMLLTTGGFSVTQVAERCGFHDISYFSNVFKSVKGYPPSTVFNRQQPS, encoded by the coding sequence ATGGAAAGGGAATTCGAACGGTTGCAGGATCTGGTCCCGGACGTCGTGTTCTTCGTGGATAGGAGATGTTTTCCTGACTGGGAAATCGTCAACCAAACGATCGATTTTCACGATCTTACCTGCATCGTGGAAGGAAAATCCTACTACTACGTCAACGGAGTCAAACACACCATCGAAGCCGGCGACATCATCTACATTCCCGTGGGCAGCGTGCGCGAGGCGCATACTTCCAAGGAAAACCCGATGCACTCCTACGCCTTCAATTTCAAATGGCTGCCGAACGAGAACACGGAACCGCTCCCGCTTCAGACCGTGACGAAGAACGTCATTACAAGCGAACTGATCGGGTACTTCAAACAGTTCACGCACGTCTGGCTGAGTAAGCAGCCGGGTTACGTCATGCAGGCCCGGGCGTTGTTCATGCTCATCATCCACCGGCTGCTGACGATCACGAACCGGGATACCGCGCTCATGAGGGCCGATAAGCGCGTGAACCTAGTGCTCGCATACGTCGCCGAGCATTATTCCGAGGAGCTGGACCTGGCCGGATTAGCCGAGATCGTGGGCCTTCATCGGGTATATCTCGGAAAGCTGTTCAAGAAGAACATGGGATGCTCGTTCAATGAATATCTGAACATGATCCGGATCAACAACGCAGAGATGCTGCTGACAACCGGCGGATTCTCCGTTACGCAGGTCGCAGAACGGTGCGGCTTCCACGACATTTCGTATTTCAGCAACGTGTTCAAATCGGTGAAAGGCTATCCGCCTTCGACCGTATTCAATCGCCAGCAGCCCAGTTGA
- a CDS encoding alpha-glucuronidase family glycosyl hydrolase has protein sequence MKNNNKIILNSTSRNGENVGEAHKAWLRYPPLDPNQAKEYASWCGEIVVIASEPSPMIANACEELVNGIGSMLGTTPRVGGSGNLPRYLRIAAGDLAELQGAVETAELEELGEEGYVLKTVREPGRAYIAIAGRTDRGAFYGAFHFLRLMQSGHSLDDLRVIERPAAKLRMINQWDNMDGSIERGYAGRSIFYRKGKFVTDRKRIRDYARMMAAVGLNAITINNVNVHETETNLITPELLPSVAAMADIFRDYGVRLYLSVNFASPISCGGLTTADPLDPEVRRFWADRVADVYRHVPDFGGFLVKADSEFRPGPFTYGRDHADGANMLAEALRPYGGILIWRCFVYDCLQDWRDRKTDRARAAYDHFRPLDGKFADNVILQIKNGPIDFQIREPTSPLFGGMQHTNQVLELQITQEYTGQQKHLCFLVPQWKEILDFDTYARGEGSTVSKAATGELFGRQLGGIAAVSNIGDDLNWTGHLLAQANYYGYGRLAWRPELTAEEIADEWARITFGHDPVVVTTIRRMLLDSWNIYENYTSPLGVGWMVNPGHHYGPNVDGYEYSKWGTYHYADCHGIGVDRTVKTGTGYTGQYHDKVAARFDAIESCPDELLLFFHHVPYTHLLKSGKTVIQHIYDTHFEGAEQADTQVDAWRGLQGRIDSDRYASVLDRLQEQSMHAKEWRDVVNTYFLRKSGIADEQGRTIY, from the coding sequence TTGAAAAATAACAACAAGATTATTCTGAATTCGACAAGCCGAAACGGGGAGAACGTGGGGGAAGCGCACAAAGCATGGCTGCGATATCCGCCGCTGGATCCGAATCAAGCGAAGGAGTATGCCTCATGGTGCGGTGAGATCGTCGTGATCGCTTCGGAGCCGTCGCCTATGATCGCGAATGCCTGCGAGGAACTCGTGAACGGAATCGGTTCGATGCTGGGCACGACGCCCCGGGTGGGCGGAAGCGGGAATCTCCCGCGCTATCTCCGAATTGCGGCGGGGGACCTTGCCGAATTGCAAGGTGCGGTGGAGACGGCCGAACTCGAGGAGTTAGGAGAAGAAGGTTACGTGCTGAAGACCGTTCGGGAACCTGGGCGGGCATACATCGCGATTGCAGGCCGGACGGACCGCGGCGCGTTCTACGGGGCGTTCCATTTCCTTCGTCTGATGCAGTCCGGTCACAGTCTGGACGATCTTCGCGTGATCGAGAGGCCGGCCGCCAAACTCCGGATGATCAACCAATGGGACAACATGGACGGCAGCATCGAAAGGGGATACGCGGGCCGTTCGATTTTTTATCGGAAAGGTAAATTCGTGACGGACCGCAAGCGCATTCGGGATTACGCACGGATGATGGCAGCCGTCGGACTTAACGCGATCACCATCAACAACGTGAACGTGCACGAGACGGAGACGAACTTGATTACTCCCGAGCTGCTGCCGTCGGTGGCGGCTATGGCCGATATATTCCGCGATTATGGAGTCCGGCTTTACTTGAGCGTGAACTTCGCAAGTCCGATTTCGTGCGGGGGGCTGACGACGGCCGATCCGCTCGACCCGGAGGTGAGACGATTCTGGGCGGACAGGGTAGCCGACGTGTACCGGCATGTTCCCGATTTCGGAGGCTTCCTGGTCAAAGCCGATTCGGAGTTCCGGCCGGGACCGTTCACCTACGGACGCGATCACGCGGACGGGGCGAACATGCTCGCCGAGGCGCTGCGTCCTTACGGCGGCATCTTGATCTGGCGCTGCTTCGTGTATGACTGCCTGCAAGACTGGCGCGACCGGAAGACCGACCGGGCTCGTGCCGCCTACGACCATTTTCGTCCGCTCGATGGCAAGTTTGCAGACAACGTCATCCTGCAAATCAAGAACGGTCCGATAGACTTCCAGATCCGGGAACCCACTTCCCCGCTATTCGGGGGGATGCAGCATACGAATCAGGTGCTGGAGCTGCAGATCACCCAGGAGTATACGGGGCAACAGAAGCATCTGTGCTTCCTGGTGCCGCAATGGAAGGAAATCCTCGATTTCGACACTTACGCGCGGGGGGAAGGCTCGACAGTGTCGAAAGCGGCGACGGGCGAGCTGTTTGGCAGGCAGCTGGGCGGAATCGCCGCCGTATCCAATATCGGGGACGACCTGAATTGGACCGGGCACCTTCTGGCACAGGCCAATTATTACGGATACGGCCGATTGGCTTGGCGTCCGGAGCTCACGGCGGAGGAGATTGCGGACGAATGGGCGCGGATCACGTTCGGACACGACCCGGTCGTCGTCACGACGATTCGCCGCATGCTGCTCGATTCCTGGAACATTTACGAGAATTACACGTCGCCGCTCGGAGTCGGCTGGATGGTCAATCCCGGCCATCATTACGGCCCGAACGTCGACGGATATGAATATTCGAAGTGGGGGACCTACCATTATGCCGACTGTCACGGTATCGGGGTTGATCGGACCGTTAAGACGGGAACCGGTTATACGGGACAGTATCACGATAAGGTTGCCGCGCGCTTCGACGCGATCGAGAGCTGTCCGGACGAACTGCTGCTTTTCTTCCACCACGTGCCCTATACGCATTTATTGAAGTCCGGCAAGACCGTCATCCAGCACATATACGACACGCATTTCGAAGGCGCCGAGCAGGCGGACACCCAGGTGGACGCCTGGCGCGGCTTGCAAGGCAGAATAGACAGCGATCGGTATGCGAGCGTGCTGGATCGTCTGCAAGAACAATCGATGCATGCCAAGGAATGGCGGGACGTTGTAAACACTTATTTCTTGCGCAAGTCGGGTATCGCGGACGAGCAAGGCAGAACAATCTACTAG
- a CDS encoding ABC transporter permease subunit, with protein sequence MSASAAVGRRRSLAYMQRYWVLYAMLILPISFFIIFRYIPMNYIQIAFKKYSIVKSPSEMEWAANHGWQYFIQAFSNRDFIYALRNTLGLNLLDLVFGFPAPIILAIIFNELAFKRFKSFTQTIAYMPHFLSWIIVAGMALQLFAPSSGLFNIMLTKLGFEPISFLNDSNNWVITYIALGIWKSAGWGTILYLAAMAGINPELYEAASVDGAGRMRNIWHITLPGLRPTIIVLLILSLGHILGSEFDRPYALGNKLVTDVSNVISVFVYNNGIRGLQFSLSTAVGLFQSVVGVIFLFGANALAKKFGDRGIW encoded by the coding sequence ATGTCTGCAAGCGCTGCAGTAGGGAGAAGAAGATCGCTCGCATACATGCAACGATACTGGGTCCTCTATGCGATGTTGATCCTACCGATATCCTTTTTTATCATTTTCCGTTACATTCCGATGAATTACATTCAAATCGCTTTTAAGAAATACAGCATCGTCAAAAGCCCATCGGAGATGGAATGGGCAGCAAATCATGGTTGGCAATATTTTATTCAGGCTTTCTCTAACCGCGATTTCATTTACGCCCTGAGAAACACCCTGGGTCTCAACCTTCTTGATCTCGTATTCGGCTTCCCAGCACCTATTATTCTAGCCATCATCTTTAATGAACTCGCCTTCAAACGATTCAAGAGTTTCACCCAAACGATTGCCTATATGCCGCACTTTTTGTCGTGGATTATCGTTGCAGGTATGGCACTTCAGCTTTTTGCGCCTAGCTCGGGTCTCTTCAATATCATGCTGACTAAGTTGGGGTTTGAACCCATTTCGTTCCTGAACGACTCCAATAATTGGGTAATCACCTACATTGCGCTGGGCATATGGAAGAGCGCCGGTTGGGGCACCATTCTCTATTTAGCAGCGATGGCGGGGATTAACCCGGAGCTTTACGAGGCTGCTTCCGTGGACGGGGCGGGACGCATGAGGAATATTTGGCACATTACCCTGCCGGGATTACGTCCTACCATTATCGTATTGCTCATTCTAAGCCTTGGTCATATTCTGGGCAGCGAATTCGACAGACCTTATGCGCTTGGGAACAAGCTGGTGACGGATGTTTCGAACGTAATCTCCGTATTCGTGTACAACAATGGTATTCGCGGTTTGCAATTCTCACTATCCACTGCTGTCGGTTTGTTCCAATCTGTCGTTGGCGTCATTTTCTTGTTCGGGGCGAACGCCTTGGCCAAAAAATTCGGCGATCGCGGCATCTGGTAG